A window from Corynebacterium urogenitale encodes these proteins:
- a CDS encoding 3-hydroxybutyryl-CoA dehydrogenase, with translation MVQRVGVIGAGLMGAGIAEVAAKAGSDVLVWEAKQEFADAGRARLEKSLDKAVSRGKLSEEDRDAALGHLTFTTELKDFADREIVIEAIVENEEIKKDVFRQLDEIVEDPKAALCSNTSSLPIQTIASATKNPGRVLGLHFFNPVPVLPLVEVIPALTSDDEVVERAQTYATEALGKTAIRAKDRSGFIVNFLLVPYMLSAVRMVEQGVATPEDIDTGMKLGASHPMGPLTLADMVGLDTCAFIADVMHKEYGDPSYACPPLLRRMVTAGHLGRKSGKGFYDYSK, from the coding sequence ATGGTTCAGCGCGTAGGAGTTATCGGTGCAGGCCTCATGGGTGCAGGCATCGCAGAGGTTGCCGCTAAGGCTGGCAGCGACGTGCTCGTGTGGGAAGCTAAGCAGGAATTCGCCGACGCCGGCAGGGCGCGCCTAGAGAAGTCTCTCGACAAGGCCGTCTCCCGCGGCAAGCTCTCCGAGGAAGATCGCGACGCAGCCCTCGGCCACCTCACCTTCACCACCGAACTGAAGGACTTCGCTGACCGCGAAATCGTCATCGAAGCAATCGTCGAGAACGAAGAGATCAAGAAGGACGTCTTCCGCCAGCTCGATGAAATTGTCGAGGATCCAAAGGCTGCCCTGTGCTCCAACACATCCTCCTTGCCGATCCAGACCATCGCTTCCGCAACGAAGAACCCAGGTCGCGTGCTCGGTCTGCACTTCTTCAACCCAGTGCCAGTACTGCCACTGGTGGAGGTTATCCCAGCCCTGACTTCCGATGATGAGGTCGTTGAGCGTGCGCAGACCTACGCCACCGAGGCTCTGGGCAAGACCGCCATCCGGGCAAAGGATCGCTCCGGCTTCATCGTGAACTTCCTCCTCGTGCCGTACATGCTCTCCGCTGTACGTATGGTCGAACAGGGTGTTGCCACCCCAGAGGACATCGATACCGGCATGAAGCTCGGCGCCTCCCACCCAATGGGTCCACTGACCCTCGCCGACATGGTTGGCCTGGACACCTGCGCCTTTATCGCCGACGTGATGCACAAGGAGTATGGCGATCCTTCCTACGCCTGCCCGCCGCTGCTGCGCCGCATGGTGACCGCAGGTCACCTGGGTCGTAAGTCCGGCAAGGGCTTCTACGACTACTCCAAGTAG
- a CDS encoding CsbD family protein: MSTDQFKNKAEDLGGKAKEGLGDATDNDSLKDEGRADQTKAGVKEKLNDAKDKVADAANKILGDAGK, from the coding sequence ATGTCTACCGATCAGTTCAAGAACAAGGCAGAAGACTTGGGTGGCAAGGCAAAGGAGGGTCTGGGCGACGCTACCGACAACGACTCCCTGAAGGACGAAGGTCGCGCTGACCAGACCAAGGCTGGAGTCAAGGAGAAGCTGAACGACGCCAAGGACAAGGTTGCAGACGCGGCTAACAAGATCCTCGGCGACGCTGGGAAGTAA
- a CDS encoding BCCT family transporter, whose protein sequence is MVKRAHVDPLIFGLSTSFILLFVAATLLLQETAANALGAVSGWLLENLNWLFIGGVSIAFLFLAFLFVSRYGRMRLGQDGERPEHSNVSWFAMLFAGGLGSVLMFWGVAEPLNHMTNVPMANEEPGSLGAIKQAMGFTMYHFGLNMWVVFALPGLGMGYFIYKRSLPPRLSSIFAPILGGAIYKWPGKLIDALAIVGTVFGIAVSVGLGVLQINSGLAKVFGAPTVAWVQIIIIAVIVGIACLSVAAGLNKGIKFLSNLNILMAAGLMIFVLLTGPTLFLLRGTFDAASLYAEWLPKLMFWTDAMDENPGWQGSWTVFYWAWTICWSPFMGMFLARISRGRTVREFIGGALLLPVLFSMIWFSIFGFAGVHIEREDPGALSGPVVHDGDTAYALFGFLEYFPMTTAVSIFALAVVAIFFITSIDSAALVTDMFSSGEEDKTPTLYRVGWAIAIGAVAGSILIISPDAGIDSLQHTVIIIGFPFFLVNFVLMYSIVRGMKDDLMVRREPITRQWERTDTAEKLEAHESKPAPGYDQDGNELPRLEYDDNGQLVIPGNVLIEGDLGVVGDVDEDAGPSTPADTDD, encoded by the coding sequence GTGGTCAAAAGAGCCCACGTTGATCCACTAATTTTTGGGCTCTCTACAAGTTTTATCCTCCTCTTTGTTGCTGCAACTCTGCTCCTTCAGGAAACTGCAGCCAACGCCCTGGGCGCTGTCTCTGGCTGGCTGCTGGAAAATCTCAACTGGCTGTTTATCGGTGGCGTCAGTATCGCCTTCCTCTTCTTGGCCTTCTTGTTTGTCAGTCGTTACGGCCGTATGAGGTTGGGTCAAGACGGCGAGCGCCCCGAACACTCCAATGTTTCCTGGTTCGCCATGCTTTTCGCTGGTGGTCTTGGATCCGTTCTCATGTTTTGGGGAGTGGCTGAGCCGCTCAACCACATGACCAATGTGCCGATGGCTAATGAGGAACCGGGTAGCTTGGGTGCGATCAAGCAGGCCATGGGCTTCACCATGTACCACTTTGGTCTGAACATGTGGGTGGTCTTCGCCCTGCCGGGCCTGGGCATGGGCTACTTCATCTACAAGCGGAGTTTGCCTCCACGCTTATCTTCCATCTTTGCCCCGATCCTCGGCGGCGCGATTTATAAGTGGCCGGGCAAGCTCATTGATGCTCTCGCCATTGTCGGTACGGTTTTCGGTATTGCTGTTTCTGTCGGCCTGGGAGTACTGCAAATTAACTCCGGCCTGGCGAAGGTTTTTGGTGCTCCAACTGTTGCGTGGGTGCAAATCATCATCATCGCAGTCATTGTGGGTATCGCCTGTCTCTCAGTGGCTGCGGGTCTGAATAAGGGCATTAAGTTTCTATCGAACCTGAACATCCTCATGGCAGCGGGCTTGATGATTTTCGTGCTGCTCACCGGCCCAACCCTCTTCCTCTTGCGTGGCACCTTTGATGCTGCCTCCCTCTATGCGGAGTGGCTACCGAAGCTCATGTTCTGGACGGATGCTATGGATGAAAATCCTGGCTGGCAGGGCAGCTGGACGGTGTTCTATTGGGCGTGGACCATCTGTTGGTCTCCGTTTATGGGGATGTTTTTGGCTCGTATTTCCCGCGGTCGTACGGTCCGCGAGTTCATTGGCGGTGCACTGCTATTGCCGGTGCTTTTCTCCATGATTTGGTTTTCCATTTTTGGATTCGCCGGCGTTCATATCGAGCGTGAGGATCCTGGCGCCCTGTCCGGTCCGGTAGTGCATGACGGTGATACCGCTTACGCGCTCTTCGGCTTCTTGGAGTACTTCCCGATGACTACCGCGGTCAGCATTTTTGCCCTGGCCGTGGTGGCAATCTTCTTCATTACGTCCATTGACTCGGCCGCACTAGTGACGGATATGTTCTCCTCAGGCGAAGAGGACAAGACACCTACGCTGTATCGCGTCGGCTGGGCTATCGCGATCGGTGCTGTAGCTGGTTCGATACTCATCATTTCTCCGGATGCTGGCATTGACTCCCTGCAGCACACTGTGATCATTATTGGCTTCCCGTTCTTCTTGGTGAACTTCGTGCTGATGTATTCGATTGTCCGTGGCATGAAGGATGATCTGATGGTGCGCCGCGAGCCGATTACCCGTCAATGGGAGCGCACGGACACGGCTGAGAAGCTTGAGGCCCATGAATCAAAGCCTGCGCCTGGCTACGACCAAGATGGTAATGAGTTGCCACGTCTTGAATACGACGACAATGGCCAGCTCGTTATCCCCGGCAATGTTCTGATCGAGGGAGATTTGGGTGTCGTGGGTGATGTGGATGAGGATGCTGGTCCGTCAACACCTGCAGATACTGATGATTAG
- a CDS encoding serine hydrolase, whose product MALNKVSKTAARALKRGGKLFAALVVATVATTTLAAPAQAQPGTPQIPTVDQLLQDLKLPAAPQAPAGSQLPPAPQLPPAPKLPTLEELGVPVPPGSSIPGVTTPAKPSAKKPSGQQGAQNRTISNVPSRTSMAVITSSGSVIATANAREARPGLSIVKLYLADYVLRKGDRSAGDRYLSEQMIRFSSDSAASKLSRKYPGAINATAREYGLTNTQQGATWGTSLTSAMDAARYLHKVKNARPNSLILRWMREASPVAADGTQQNWGTAHLPGVTGTKWGWSDYGPTTVASASIAKNYTVAAFTNGGRGEQNVDIRSAIAYLPG is encoded by the coding sequence ATGGCGCTTAACAAGGTGAGCAAGACAGCTGCGCGTGCGCTCAAGCGTGGCGGCAAGCTTTTCGCAGCCCTGGTGGTGGCTACTGTCGCAACCACCACTCTGGCAGCCCCGGCGCAGGCACAGCCCGGAACGCCACAGATTCCAACGGTGGATCAACTGCTGCAGGACCTCAAGCTACCTGCGGCACCGCAAGCCCCTGCTGGTTCTCAGCTGCCACCGGCGCCACAACTGCCTCCAGCACCGAAGCTGCCAACCCTAGAGGAACTAGGTGTTCCCGTTCCGCCGGGATCTTCCATTCCCGGCGTGACTACCCCGGCTAAGCCTTCTGCGAAGAAGCCTTCCGGCCAGCAGGGAGCGCAGAATCGCACGATCTCAAACGTTCCATCCCGCACTTCCATGGCAGTGATTACCTCCAGCGGTTCCGTTATCGCCACGGCCAATGCCCGTGAGGCTCGGCCTGGTCTGTCCATTGTCAAGCTGTACCTCGCGGACTATGTGCTCCGAAAGGGTGATCGCTCAGCTGGGGATCGTTATCTTTCGGAGCAGATGATCCGCTTCTCCAGCGACAGCGCTGCTTCCAAGCTCTCCCGTAAGTATCCGGGTGCGATCAACGCGACTGCTCGTGAATACGGTTTGACCAACACTCAGCAAGGCGCCACGTGGGGCACGTCTCTGACCTCTGCGATGGACGCTGCTCGTTACCTCCACAAGGTCAAGAATGCTCGACCGAACTCCCTCATTCTCCGCTGGATGCGTGAGGCCAGCCCTGTTGCAGCGGATGGTACCCAGCAGAACTGGGGTACCGCGCATCTGCCCGGCGTGACCGGAACGAAGTGGGGATGGTCGGATTATGGGCCGACCACGGTGGCTTCGGCCTCCATTGCCAAGAACTACACGGTGGCAGCCTTCACGAATGGTGGCCGCGGTGAGCAGAACGTCGATATCCGCTCTGCTATCGCCTACCTGCCTGGCTAG
- a CDS encoding aminotransferase class III-fold pyridoxal phosphate-dependent enzyme, whose protein sequence is MTEFTNSQGETIGVGSKEAEAAEQQARSNDRNHVFHSWSAQAKINPMPVAKAEGAWIYDYNGKGYLDAASQLVSANLGHGHPELVAAINTQLQRVSNLNPAFACDVRGELAASIIEQAQGEFSHIFFTNGGADAIEHAIRMARKHTGKSKILTAYRSYHGATGSAMMATGEARRHGNPTTDGDVKHFWGPFQYRSAFHAANEQEECERALQHLENAIDFEDDVAAVLIESVVGSSGVIAPPEGYLAGVREICDRKGVLWIADEVMVGFGRTGKLFAYEHAGKTVAQHMGADQYAGGSEFSQQHSAEKVLQPDIVTFAKGVNAGIVPLGGVMMTAAVKATFDEKPYPGGLTYSGHPVACAPGVAAQQVYAKENIYAKVEELATSIIEPRLEKIAKKHPSIGNVRGKGFFWAIEFVADQETKEPMGAEAMGAFGAAAKAEGVWPMVSGNRVHLAPPLITTAEELEFLLSVVDSAAAEVDKAL, encoded by the coding sequence ATCACGGAGTTCACGAACTCACAGGGTGAGACAATTGGCGTCGGATCGAAGGAGGCGGAGGCGGCCGAGCAGCAGGCCCGCTCCAACGACCGCAACCACGTCTTCCACAGCTGGAGCGCCCAAGCAAAGATCAACCCCATGCCCGTTGCCAAGGCTGAAGGCGCATGGATCTATGACTACAACGGCAAGGGCTACCTGGATGCAGCATCCCAGCTGGTGAGTGCGAACCTTGGCCACGGGCACCCCGAACTCGTCGCAGCAATCAACACACAGCTACAGCGGGTGAGTAATCTCAATCCGGCTTTCGCCTGCGACGTGCGTGGTGAGCTAGCAGCGTCCATCATTGAACAGGCACAAGGCGAGTTCAGCCATATCTTCTTCACCAACGGTGGCGCAGATGCCATCGAGCACGCCATCCGCATGGCGCGCAAGCACACCGGAAAATCCAAGATCCTCACCGCTTACCGCAGCTACCACGGCGCAACTGGCTCCGCGATGATGGCCACCGGCGAGGCACGCCGCCACGGCAACCCCACCACCGACGGCGACGTGAAGCACTTCTGGGGACCATTCCAGTACCGCTCCGCCTTCCACGCCGCAAACGAACAGGAAGAATGCGAGCGCGCGCTGCAGCACCTAGAAAACGCCATCGACTTCGAGGACGACGTGGCGGCGGTGCTCATCGAGTCCGTCGTGGGTTCTTCGGGTGTGATCGCCCCACCCGAGGGTTACCTGGCGGGCGTGCGCGAGATCTGCGACCGCAAGGGTGTGCTGTGGATAGCCGACGAAGTGATGGTCGGCTTCGGCCGCACCGGCAAGCTCTTTGCCTACGAGCATGCGGGCAAGACCGTGGCGCAGCACATGGGCGCGGATCAGTACGCGGGCGGCTCCGAGTTCAGCCAGCAACACTCGGCGGAGAAGGTGCTGCAGCCGGACATCGTCACGTTCGCCAAGGGCGTGAACGCGGGCATTGTGCCGCTGGGTGGCGTGATGATGACCGCCGCGGTGAAGGCGACGTTTGACGAGAAACCTTACCCAGGCGGGCTCACCTACTCAGGACACCCAGTCGCATGCGCCCCTGGCGTGGCGGCGCAGCAGGTGTACGCGAAGGAAAATATTTACGCGAAGGTTGAGGAGCTCGCAACGAGCATCATTGAACCGCGTCTCGAGAAGATCGCGAAGAAGCACCCTTCCATCGGCAATGTCCGCGGCAAGGGCTTCTTCTGGGCCATTGAGTTCGTTGCTGACCAGGAGACGAAGGAACCAATGGGCGCCGAGGCTATGGGCGCGTTCGGTGCTGCGGCAAAGGCTGAGGGTGTCTGGCCAATGGTTTCCGGTAACCGCGTCCACCTGGCGCCGCCACTGATCACAACCGCGGAGGAACTGGAATTCCTACTCAGCGTGGTCGATTCTGCAGCCGCCGAGGTGGACAAGGCTCTGTAA
- a CDS encoding DEAD/DEAH box helicase codes for MSIDAGYIEQLIDTVRSAIQHRDATQWRLDTISAGAPPLTSGSDDDARVFAFPTDSSEGHRTAAYLAQFRNVDFGRLRQDLASVDLPVLNQFEARAEQARKTTRYRGLRKLWTSRPVEGEAAVAWMESVNADDMHAILSGIDASLGSTEYNDFSGLNPAAFKSQIEADLVRLTGWPVQWITAETVNNHIEAVNSIQAARATEHALEAKVQLASRQLCTRQAQEELQRTDISVLDQITDGRLRLGPLKHLTLPQIADAVASDLMKYDGVGEKTANQAIAAARSYTQDIVNSQVPRINYQDKVPSTEYVTALANLLTYRDNLRDLPLNPLNLAPVEPGTLVAIAGVNDLIEGGTFHRPHRPIDSDEAWHLYAVRAAEFHSYGDFGAGAEVPEEIAERIAEITLQGTLHASLRGYQSFGAKFILAQKKALIGDEMGLGKTMQALAVLAHLREDGKRHGLVVCPPSLRINWQREIEKFTDLPTFMLHGGDKGIAFEAWQQRGGIAIAGFPEVRNGKLLDATSQTVVDILIVDEAHRAKNPRSQQSRGVKALTTEAEYAVYLTGTPLENRVSEFEVLLGYLDENITEELDKVRGNVSGFKSAIARLYLRRNQVDVLDELPPLMEVEEWIEAKPGDMELYEDAVRRAHFMDMRQAFGSKESAKMERVLELLEDGAEAGKTIVFTFFRGTLTTLMDSLGDRAYGPIAGGISHEERQQAVDDFTAAEAGAVLVCQISAASEGLNIQAANRIVLFEPQLNPATEAQAIARAHRMGQVNTVEVHRLLTPNSVEERLTEMLADKRALFDRFARESVTADSMPEAVDISEAKLIDEVIKAERERLGEPPRL; via the coding sequence GTGAGCATAGACGCAGGTTATATAGAGCAACTCATCGATACAGTCCGCAGTGCCATCCAGCACCGCGATGCCACCCAGTGGCGCCTCGATACCATCAGCGCTGGAGCTCCCCCACTCACCAGCGGCTCCGATGATGATGCGCGCGTTTTCGCCTTCCCCACCGACTCGTCCGAAGGCCACCGCACTGCCGCCTACCTGGCCCAGTTTCGCAACGTGGATTTCGGCCGACTCCGGCAGGATCTTGCCTCCGTGGACCTGCCAGTACTCAACCAATTCGAAGCACGTGCCGAACAAGCCCGCAAGACCACCCGCTACCGTGGCCTGCGCAAGCTGTGGACATCCCGCCCCGTCGAAGGCGAGGCCGCTGTCGCATGGATGGAATCTGTCAACGCCGACGATATGCATGCCATCCTCAGCGGCATCGATGCATCCTTGGGCTCCACTGAATACAACGACTTCAGTGGCCTCAACCCTGCTGCTTTCAAGAGCCAGATCGAAGCCGACCTGGTCCGACTAACCGGCTGGCCTGTCCAGTGGATCACCGCGGAGACCGTCAATAACCACATTGAAGCCGTCAACAGCATCCAGGCGGCCCGCGCCACAGAGCACGCGCTAGAAGCGAAGGTTCAGCTCGCGAGTCGTCAGCTGTGCACACGCCAAGCTCAGGAGGAGCTTCAGCGCACAGATATCAGCGTCCTCGACCAGATCACCGACGGGCGCCTTCGCCTCGGCCCTCTGAAGCATTTAACACTGCCCCAGATCGCGGACGCAGTGGCGTCGGACCTCATGAAATACGACGGTGTCGGCGAGAAGACCGCAAACCAGGCCATCGCGGCGGCGCGATCCTACACGCAGGACATCGTTAATTCCCAGGTGCCGCGCATCAACTACCAGGACAAAGTACCGTCCACGGAGTACGTCACCGCGCTGGCAAACCTCCTGACCTACCGCGATAACCTGCGCGATCTCCCGCTCAACCCACTGAACCTGGCACCCGTGGAGCCGGGCACGCTGGTGGCTATCGCGGGCGTCAATGACCTCATCGAAGGCGGCACGTTCCACCGTCCGCACCGCCCAATCGACAGCGACGAGGCGTGGCACCTCTATGCCGTGCGCGCGGCAGAATTCCATTCCTATGGCGATTTCGGTGCGGGCGCTGAGGTTCCAGAGGAGATCGCGGAACGCATCGCCGAAATCACCTTGCAAGGCACCCTGCACGCCTCCCTCCGCGGCTACCAATCTTTCGGCGCGAAGTTCATCTTGGCCCAGAAGAAGGCGCTCATCGGCGATGAAATGGGCCTCGGCAAGACGATGCAAGCGCTAGCCGTGTTGGCGCATCTGCGGGAAGACGGTAAGCGCCACGGGTTGGTCGTCTGCCCACCATCGCTGCGCATCAACTGGCAGCGTGAGATCGAAAAGTTCACGGACCTGCCCACCTTCATGCTCCACGGTGGCGATAAGGGCATCGCGTTTGAAGCCTGGCAGCAGCGCGGAGGCATCGCGATCGCCGGATTCCCCGAGGTAAGAAACGGCAAATTACTCGACGCCACAAGCCAGACGGTTGTCGACATCCTCATCGTCGACGAGGCTCACCGGGCAAAGAATCCCCGTTCGCAGCAATCCCGAGGGGTCAAGGCTCTCACCACCGAGGCTGAATACGCGGTGTACCTCACCGGCACACCGCTGGAGAACCGAGTGAGTGAATTCGAAGTGCTGCTGGGCTACCTCGATGAGAACATCACAGAGGAATTGGACAAGGTGCGTGGCAATGTCTCCGGGTTCAAGTCAGCCATAGCCCGGCTGTACCTGCGCCGAAACCAAGTAGATGTGCTGGACGAGTTGCCGCCGCTGATGGAAGTCGAGGAATGGATCGAGGCTAAGCCGGGCGATATGGAGTTATACGAAGATGCGGTCCGGCGCGCGCACTTCATGGACATGCGACAGGCTTTCGGCAGCAAAGAGTCCGCGAAGATGGAGCGCGTCCTTGAGCTGTTGGAGGACGGAGCCGAGGCGGGTAAAACAATCGTCTTTACTTTCTTCCGTGGGACCCTCACCACTCTCATGGATTCTTTGGGTGATCGCGCCTATGGACCAATCGCCGGCGGCATCAGTCACGAGGAACGCCAACAAGCTGTAGACGATTTCACAGCGGCCGAAGCGGGTGCGGTGCTGGTGTGCCAGATCAGCGCCGCCTCTGAGGGATTGAACATCCAGGCAGCCAATCGCATCGTCCTGTTTGAACCCCAGCTCAATCCGGCAACGGAGGCGCAGGCCATAGCGAGAGCGCACCGCATGGGGCAGGTCAATACGGTTGAAGTGCATCGTCTGCTTACTCCGAATTCGGTGGAGGAGCGCCTGACGGAGATGCTTGCCGACAAGCGTGCTCTGTTCGACCGTTTTGCTCGTGAATCCGTCACCGCAGATTCCATGCCAGAGGCAGTGGATATTTCCGAGGCCAAGCTCATCGACGAGGTCATCAAGGCCGAACGCGAGCGGCTGGGCGAGCCCCCGCGCCTCTAA
- a CDS encoding metallophosphoesterase — MGTTWFTSDLHLGHPFVAELRGFADVERHDRVILDNLMSCLRPGDTLWFLGDISSGWGPQEERALSLFDATLRPLRDHPDKPLALHMISGNHDSSHPLHKDAYLRQPRFLEVFDSVQAAQSAQWREQEVWFSHFPRPGYDHEGMDSRHDELRLDVPFLVHGHLHSAQPVTGQGQVDVGVDAWDLAPVKQSKVEELLFF, encoded by the coding sequence ATGGGCACCACCTGGTTCACTAGTGATTTACACCTGGGTCATCCCTTCGTTGCTGAGCTCCGAGGTTTCGCGGATGTCGAACGCCACGATCGCGTGATTCTCGATAACCTCATGTCCTGCCTGCGTCCCGGCGATACACTGTGGTTTCTCGGCGACATCTCTTCAGGTTGGGGGCCGCAGGAAGAACGCGCCCTGTCTTTATTCGACGCCACGCTTCGCCCACTCCGTGATCATCCGGACAAACCTCTGGCGCTGCATATGATCAGTGGTAACCATGACAGCTCGCACCCTCTGCATAAGGATGCCTACCTGAGGCAGCCTCGTTTCCTCGAGGTCTTCGATTCGGTGCAAGCTGCCCAAAGTGCCCAGTGGAGGGAACAAGAGGTGTGGTTCAGTCACTTTCCCCGTCCGGGCTACGACCATGAGGGGATGGATTCCCGCCACGACGAATTGCGTCTTGACGTGCCCTTCCTCGTGCACGGCCACCTGCATTCTGCGCAGCCTGTAACGGGTCAGGGTCAGGTGGATGTTGGCGTAGATGCATGGGATTTAGCGCCGGTGAAGCAATCAAAGGTGGAGGAGCTTCTCTTTTTCTGA
- a CDS encoding thiamine pyrophosphate-binding protein: MDTSNVHPDEPTTIAEVIAHTFTERGATTFGLVGNGNIHIISELIRRGGKYVGMRHEAGTVAAADAYYRATGRIAVASTTYGPGFTNSLTALSEALAARIPLVYVAGTEPYVEGRFHRRPIDVDTHELLVALGVPDFLALPMNIGATLKEAIAIAEERSIPVVLSVPHNLVDAPVDLEIHNYPRTQLNDWVGAVGAPVRPVGTAQGAKPIVANAVSETMAGIARAVVNRLRASARPLILAGRGVIESGTEAAVTRLGNSVGALFSTTVMARGAVPQQWSLGISGGFAHHGRLEAFRSADTVLVLGAGLNALQTRKGTIFSPDAHIIRIDRDLASEYARTPFIPVTEQAELDLADFMPAVMQVLDEETGSNNGPVASSDGERSEHAPTSRETIGQIPQAESEDLDPGCFAEMGTDGRLDPRHVLRRLNALLPSERSIVTDGGHFLGWVPKYMDSPDSRSTVLVGGAVMTIGLGVSSATGVAAARPDRFTVLLTGDGGLQMASADMAPFLDTLRASEAGGVLVVFNDAAYGAEIHQYAVKGLDERPMLLNEVDFASAGRPFGVPGLTVTAPEQLADGGEVQNFLCEHAGSACILDVKISRVPVADFLKE; the protein is encoded by the coding sequence ATGGACACTTCCAATGTTCACCCCGATGAGCCCACGACGATCGCTGAAGTTATCGCGCACACCTTTACCGAGCGCGGTGCCACCACCTTCGGTCTCGTAGGAAACGGCAATATTCACATCATCAGCGAACTCATCCGTCGCGGTGGGAAGTATGTGGGTATGCGGCACGAGGCGGGCACCGTGGCCGCAGCGGATGCCTACTACCGGGCAACGGGGAGGATTGCGGTCGCGAGTACAACCTATGGGCCAGGGTTCACCAATAGTCTCACCGCGCTGTCCGAAGCGTTGGCAGCCCGCATTCCGTTGGTCTACGTGGCAGGAACAGAGCCATATGTTGAGGGGCGTTTCCATCGCCGACCCATCGATGTAGATACTCACGAACTACTCGTGGCGCTAGGAGTGCCGGACTTTCTTGCTCTCCCGATGAACATTGGTGCCACTCTCAAGGAAGCCATCGCCATCGCGGAAGAGCGCAGCATCCCCGTGGTGCTCTCTGTCCCACACAATCTGGTGGATGCGCCCGTGGATCTGGAAATCCACAACTACCCGCGTACACAGCTCAACGATTGGGTCGGTGCAGTGGGAGCACCGGTTCGCCCGGTAGGCACCGCTCAAGGTGCAAAGCCCATCGTGGCCAATGCTGTGAGCGAAACAATGGCCGGCATCGCCCGCGCCGTGGTGAATCGCCTACGCGCCTCCGCCCGCCCCTTGATCCTTGCAGGACGCGGTGTCATTGAATCTGGGACTGAAGCCGCCGTAACTCGCTTGGGAAACAGCGTCGGGGCACTGTTTAGCACTACGGTGATGGCCCGCGGAGCAGTTCCACAGCAGTGGAGTTTAGGGATCAGTGGCGGTTTTGCTCACCACGGTCGCCTCGAAGCATTCCGCAGCGCAGATACCGTGTTGGTTCTCGGTGCTGGTCTCAATGCACTGCAAACGCGCAAGGGCACTATCTTCAGCCCTGATGCCCACATCATCCGCATCGACCGGGACCTAGCATCCGAATATGCCCGCACACCTTTCATTCCTGTCACCGAGCAAGCAGAGTTGGACCTAGCGGATTTCATGCCCGCTGTCATGCAGGTGCTCGATGAAGAAACGGGTTCGAACAACGGGCCAGTGGCGTCGTCGGATGGAGAGCGCAGTGAGCACGCGCCGACCTCGCGTGAGACGATCGGCCAGATCCCGCAGGCGGAATCCGAAGACCTAGACCCCGGTTGCTTCGCCGAAATGGGCACAGATGGGCGGCTCGACCCCCGTCACGTGCTCCGGCGGCTTAACGCGCTCCTGCCATCTGAGCGCAGCATCGTCACCGACGGAGGCCACTTCCTTGGATGGGTGCCGAAGTACATGGATAGTCCAGACTCGCGGTCGACCGTGCTCGTCGGCGGCGCGGTGATGACCATCGGACTCGGAGTCTCGAGCGCCACCGGAGTTGCTGCTGCACGCCCAGACCGCTTCACCGTGCTGCTCACCGGAGACGGCGGTTTGCAGATGGCGAGCGCAGATATGGCACCATTCCTCGATACCCTGCGTGCCAGCGAGGCCGGTGGTGTGCTGGTGGTCTTCAACGATGCTGCTTACGGAGCGGAAATCCACCAGTACGCCGTCAAGGGGCTCGATGAGCGCCCCATGCTGCTCAATGAGGTGGACTTCGCCAGCGCGGGCCGGCCCTTCGGGGTCCCGGGCCTCACAGTTACCGCTCCCGAGCAATTGGCAGACGGGGGAGAGGTACAGAACTTCCTGTGTGAACATGCGGGAAGTGCCTGCATCCTCGATGTGAAAATCTCCCGTGTTCCGGTGGCTGACTTCCTCAAGGAGTGA